actctaataaatattttaaaatttaaaataaataataatgtgtcTATAATGCAATTATTGAAGACCCATAGCTATTctgctttgttttattttattcttatgaaaaatatgATAGTTTGtagattaaattaaactgaataaaatattttttattagttcTGTACATTCTAaacttaatacaaataaaatgaatataatataattttatcacATTCAAAATATGGGTATTCCCAAGTCGCATGAATAACTTTTCTTCTAATATTCTTCTCACTTGGACAacgttttttattatattttccagACTATTGTTCCTGGTATCTGCAATGAATGCCACCTCGCCAAAGTCATCGCTGGTCAAGTTGGGCCTGCATACCAACAAACAAAAGACTCTGAAGGTTATGGTCTTGGGCCAAAGTGGCGTGGGAAAAACGGGTGAGTTCTCCGCTcacctcccaaaaaaaaaggaattccAAACTTAAGGGACTTTTCAAATTTAGCCATGGTGGTGCGTTTCATTACCCGACGCTTTATTGGCGAATATGATCCTAATTTGGAGAAGATTTACACCTGCCAAACCACGCTGGACAAGGAGCAAATCCAGTTTGACATTCTGGATGCCACCGGTCAGCTGCAAGTGGGTTTTAAATTTCACTTGAAGTTCtcaagtatttatttaaaatatttactttttaggAGCTAGATGGCGTTAGTCTGGAGTCTAATATTCGCTGGGCCGACGCCTTTATTCTTATGTATTCCATCACAGACAAGTGTTCCTTCGATGAGTGCAGTCGCTTAAAGTTCCTCatcaattacaacaaacgGAGACGCAAGTTGGGCTCGGCCAGTAAAGTGAGTAATGGTAATCTCTTAGtttcatttataatatttacttcGTTTTCCAGGACTACATATTGGATATTCCTGTCATATTGGTGGGTAATAAGACAGATCAACCGGGGGATAGAATGGTGAGCTTAGAGGAAGGTCAGCGTCGGTTTAAAGAGCTATCCTGCGCCTGTTTTCATGAGATTTCCGTTAGGGAGAGTGTTGATCAGGTAAGAAGAAAAATCAGTTAATACaaacattatttataaatatattgaaactagagaactattatattttattactatttttatcAAATCCTTTATTTTAGGTTCAGAACGTCTTTCGCGATGTTTTTCGCTTTTGGCGGGTCTTCAGTAAATTCCCAAAGCTCAAGCGCTCTACAAGCGATGTAGCCAATACGGATGGGGTGCTTACCCCCGATTCGGGATCCTGTTCCTTCTACGACGCCTCGTCCTTGGGCGCCGGTCGACGTTCCTTTCTGGTCATCGGAAGCGCCTGCTTGGAGGAGAGCAGTGGTGACCACACGGAGTCCACGGATGAGATTGCCAGCAGTAGTTTGAGCAGTTCGCGCAGCGATATCGATGCCCCTTTTCGAAGTAGAGCTTCAACGGATGGAACTCTGTTGTCGCGACCGCGGAGATGGAGGTATCCACCGCCAGGATGTTTATTGCCACACACGAATCGCGTGGAGCGACGGATGAGCATCTCCACCAGGGGCAGCAACGCCAGTTATTGAGAGGGGATTTTAATCCGGGGCGGGTCGAGCTTAGTTAGTCAAAGTGTAGCGACAAATATATAGCTAGATGTTATTGTCATGGAAAGcagttcgtttttttttgggagggaAATCTTAACGGTTTTGGAATCAATTACAAAGGCGtcgaaaagtatgcagtgaaaaaaGGATCGAACTGTTTTAGAAGTAAAAGCTGTATTGGTAAACATTTTTGATACCTTGTTTCCGAAAATtaagaaatctaaataaaaattcggATATCaaaattctatatataatgattttattatccttacatatatttgttttaattaattgtaacTAAAGGTGCTGAAAATcactttatttaataactttttaaaaggtAATTGCTAGCACTGACGTATATATTTAGTCGAATAGCAATTACACAAcataacaaagcaaaaaacaagCTAGTCATCGTCGATTTTGAGCAGATATTCCTCGGCCCGCAAGGCCAGTTCTCGGATATTCCTCAGACAACCAGCGGCGGCCAACTGGAGCTCCTTATTGGTGGATCCAATGCACTCCAGCAGGAAGGGAACAACTCCACTCTAAAGgaagttaaataataaagtagATTAAATTGGGAAAAGTTTgctcaaaaatattaaattataaataatatttttcgaaattaGTAAGCTACTAAAGTAGATTCCCACCTGGTGCATGGTAATGCAGTTCTGCGGATCCATCGATAGCTTCTCCAGGGCCATGGCCGTGCTGCGATGCACGAGGGGATTGTCGCTGGTCATGTAGGTGACAATTGGGGTCACCGTGCGCAGGCGTCCCAGCTCCTCGGTGTTATTGCCAAAACAGGCACAGGCGGCCACGGCGGCGGCCAAGTTCATGCGCAGCAGATCGTCGGTGGTCTGGACAAGATCGGCCAGCTTATAGATGACCCGCAGATCGGTTAGGATGGCCAGATTGGTTTGATCCTGGGCAATAGTAGCGATGGCCGCACAAACGGCGGATAGAACCATAATATCCTTGGACTTTAGGAGACCCACCACCAGTTCCATGGCGCCCACCAAGCTCCTCACCAATTCGGCGGAGTCGTTGGCATTACGAACGCAAGGGCAAATGGCATAGGCTGCATGGGCCTGAACCCTTGTGCTGGTGTTCTTCAACAGAGACCAGATCAGTCGAACCGCATCTAGATCCTCCAGGATCCTCATGCTCTCCGGATCCTCGGCGCACTCCTTCAGACCCTTGGCCAGATTTTCTAGGAGTGGGGCGTGCGAGCTGTTGAGCAGCGAAACCATGGCTGGCAATCCTCCAGCCTGACGCAATTGCTCCCGGTTGCTCTGGAACCTCACGCATTCCGAAAGAGCTCCAGTGACATTGGTCAGCACCTCGTCACACTCGTCATTCAGCAGGGCCACCAAGTGGTTGACCGTCCTCAGTTGATCCAATACCTTGACATTCGCATCGGTAACGGCGCACATCCAAATCGCTCCAGTGGCGCCCCTCAAGAGGGGTTTATTGTCCCTTAAGTTCTTGTCCTTAATG
The genomic region above belongs to Drosophila takahashii strain IR98-3 E-12201 chromosome 2L, DtakHiC1v2, whole genome shotgun sequence and contains:
- the LOC108062435 gene encoding ras-related and estrogen-regulated growth inhibitor-like protein, which codes for MNATSPKSSLVKLGLHTNKQKTLKVMVLGQSGVGKTAMVVRFITRRFIGEYDPNLEKIYTCQTTLDKEQIQFDILDATGQLQELDGVSLESNIRWADAFILMYSITDKCSFDECSRLKFLINYNKRRRKLGSASKDYILDIPVILVGNKTDQPGDRMVSLEEGQRRFKELSCACFHEISVRESVDQVQNVFRDVFRFWRVFSKFPKLKRSTSDVANTDGVLTPDSGSCSFYDASSLGAGRRSFLVIGSACLEESSGDHTESTDEIASSSLSSSRSDIDAPFRSRASTDGTLLSRPRRWRYPPPGCLLPHTNRVERRMSISTRGSNASY